A stretch of the Lineus longissimus chromosome 12, tnLinLong1.2, whole genome shotgun sequence genome encodes the following:
- the LOC135497374 gene encoding protein phosphatase 1 regulatory subunit 7-like — protein MSVSSEDNSPLGNAADEDVETRELVILDPNAFDVDVTHSKIGKIEHLEQLTRCETLCFRTNLIKKIEGLSTLTSLTELDFYDNLLEKIENLEALTNLENLDFSYNRLKKIENLENQTQIINLYLIHNKIAKIENISHMTEMKMLELGDNRLRVIENIDTMVKLLKLYLGKNKITKIQGLDTFTYLTCLSLQSNRIVKMEGLDSLVNLQELYLSDNGIEKIEGLDKNICLSTLDLASNKIKKIENVSHLVEMEEFWFNDNQISNWEDLDELKTMKQLETVYFERNPIYYDSHQQQWKADPNYRRKIMLALPWVKQIDATMTKLS, from the exons tgtctgTATCCTCTGAAGACAACTCACCTCTGGGAAATGCGGCCGATGAAGATGTTGAGACCCGCGAACTTGTCATCCTTGATCCTAATGCATTT GATGTTGATGTCACACATTCAAAGATCGGGAAGATTGAACATTTGGAGCAGCTCACAAGATGCGAG ACATTATGCTTCCGAACCAACTTGATTAAGAAGATTGAGGGCCTGAGTACCCTAACTTCATTGACAGAGCTAGATTTTTATGACAATTTACTCGAAAAGATTGAAAACTTGGAAGCTTTGACGAATCTGGA GAACCTCGACTTTTCGTACAACCGGTTGAAAAAGATAGAGAATCTTGAAAACCAGACACAGATCATCAACCTCTATCTCATACACAATAAGATTGCGAAGATCGagaatatcagtcacatgacagAGATGAAGATGCTGGAGCTGGGGGATAACAGACTGCGG GTCATAGAGAACATTGACACGATGGTGAAGTTACTGAAACTCTACCTCGGCAAGAACAAGATCACAAAGATTCAGGGCCTCGATACGTTTACTTATCTTACATGTTTAAGTTTACAA AGTAATCGTATAGTGAAGATGGAAGGTCTAGACAGTTTAGTGAATTTACAAGAACTGTACCTCAGTGATAACGGCATTGAGAAAATAGAGGGATTGGACAAAAAT ATATGTTTATCAACCCTCGACTTAGCCAGCAACAAAATCAAGAAGATTGAAAATGTTTCACATCTGGTGGAGATGGAAGAATTTTGG TTCAATGATAACCAGATCAGCAACTGGGAAGATCTTGATGAACTGAAGACGATGAAGCAGCTCGAAACAGTATATTTTGAAAGGAATCCCATCTATTACGACTCTCATCAACAACAATGGAAGGCCGACCCCAACTATCGGCGGAAGATTATGTTAGCGTTACCGTGGGTCAAGCAAATTGATGCAACCATGACTAAACTGTCCTAG